The Salegentibacter sp. Hel_I_6 region TAAAAAGAAACGAAGGTACATTACCCGTGGGAATACTTGCAATATTATTAAAAACCAGGGTAAAGATTATCGAGGTAAAAAGCGGTTGGATAAAATACCACAAAGGACCCAAAATAGTTTGCTTATAAACCGTGACTATATCCCTTTTCACAAAAAGGATCAACAAATCACGATACCGCCAAATCTCCTTAAAGTTAAGGTCTATCAGCTTTCGTTTCGGGGTGATTTCGTATAGCCAGTCGTCGTTTTCGGTCAAGGTGTTTTCGGGAAAAATTTTCTGCAACGAAATTAAGGATTTTTAATTAATAAAATAGTCTTTAGTCGGTAGGCCTTAGTCTTTAGAAATACGTCTTCTATAAATTTCTAACTCCCAATGACTACAAACTATTGACTATCTTCAAAAGATTAGCACGCTCCTGCGTCGCTCGTAAGGACCGGAGAAACAAAGGAAAAAACTGAACTTAGAGAATAGAAAAAAGAGACAAGAATAATTACAAAATATTCATGTATTCGTGGCGAAATTTTTAGAAAAGCGCCATTGCGATGGAGGCACGACTGAAGCAATCTCTTCAAGCTTAAAACTCCTATCTAAAGATTACCACGCTCCTGCGTCGTTCATAATGACGGAGAGAAACAAAAATAAAGACAAAGGAAAATATTCGTGTATTTGTGACGAAAGTATATTTGTTAGATCTTAGTTTTCAGATGCTTACTTAAAGCTTATCGTACCTTTTCAAAAACCACTTATAAGTCATCTTAAGCCCCTCTTCTAATTGTGTTTGAGCGCTCCAACCCAGAGCATTTAATTTTTGAATATCCAGTATTTTTCTTGGGGTGCCATCGGGTTTGGAGACATCCCAAACAATTTCGCCTTTATGCCCCGTGACTTTTTGAATAAGTAGCGCAAGGTCTTTGATGCTTAAATCCTCACCTACTCCCACATTGTACACCGGCTCCTCCAAATTATTTTCAAGCGCAAAGCATACCGCCGAGGCCAGGTCTTTTACATACATAAATTCCCTCATTGGGGTACCGGTACCCCATAACGTTACGCTAGCCTGATCATTGAGTTTAGCTTCGTGGAACTTTTTAATCATTGCAGGAATTACGTGTGAGGAATTTAAATCGAAATTATCCCACTCTCCATAAAGATTGGTAGGCATAAGCGACACAAAATCTTTATCAAATTGGTTTCGAAGTGCTTCACAAGCTTTTAAGCCCGCAATTTTTGCTATGGCATAGGACTCATTTGTTGGTTCAAGAGTACCCGTAAGTAAATAGTCTTCTTTTATGGGTTGCGCACAGAACTTTGGGTAGATACAGGAACTTCCAAGAAATATTAATTTTTGCACCCCAAAGCGGTGTGCATTCTCAATAAGATTATTTTGTATCAGCAGGTTTTTCATCAAAAAATCATAAGGCTGCTCAATATTGGCTAAAATCCCGCCCACCTTTGCCGCAGCAATTATTAATACTTCGGGCTTTTCAATATTGAAAAATTGCGCCACAGTTTTTTGATTTTCTAAATCTAAGGCTGCTGATGTGCGCCCAATTAAATTAGTGTAGCCTGCTTTTTCCAAATGTCGCCAAATAGCAGATCCCGCCATACCTGTGTGTCCCGCAATATATATCTTCTTACTCTTATTCATTCAATCAGTGTAATCTGTTTTAAATCCGTTTAATTTCCTTACTACTATTCGTAATAATTTAAAGTTTTATATCCTCCGTCGCGCAAATGCTGTTCTCTTTGCATGAGCAGTAAATCGCTTTTCACCATTTCTTTTACCAACTCCTGAAGTTCGTGTTGTGGCTTCCACCCAAGTTTTTGGTGAGCCTTGGTGGCATCGCCAATGAGTAAATCAACTTCTGTAGGCCTGAAATACTTAGAATCTATATTCAGAATTTCTTTTCCTTTTTCCAATTGAAATTGAGGATTAGCGCAAGCTTTTACAAAAGCTTTTTCATTTATTCCCTCTCCTTTAAATTCAAGTTCAATTCCCAGCTCCTCAAAAGCCATTTTAACCAAATCTCTAACACTTGTAGTGTTTCCCGTAGCAATAATCCAATCTTCAGCTTCTTCGGCCTGAAGAATCATCCACATCATTTTCACATAATCTTTGGCATGACCCCAATCCCTTTTCGCATCAAGGTTTCCGAGGTGAAATTTATCCTGCAACCCCAAAGCGATCCTGGCGGCTGCCCTGGTGATCTTCCGACTCACAAAAGTCTCTCCTCGCAAAGGAGATTCATGGTTAAAAAGAATTCCATTACAGGCAAAAATGCCGTATGCCTCCCGGTAATTGACGGTGATCCAGTATGCGTAAAGCTTTGCAACCCCGTAAGGACTGCGAGGATAAAATGGAGTCTTTTCGGTTTGCGGACTCTCCTGTGCCTTTCCAAATAATTCAGATGTGGATGCCTGATAAATCTTGGTTTTCTTTTCAAGACCAAGTAATCTTACAGCATCTAGAATTCTAAGAGCGCCGAGCCCATCGGTATTTCCCGTGTATTCAGGAATTTCAAATGAAACCTGCACATGGCTCATTGCAGCAAGGTTATAGATCTCATCGGGTTGAATTTCCTGAATTAACCGAATAAGATTAGAGCTATCGGTCATCTCGCCATAATGCAGAATAAAATTCCTATTTTTCTCGTGCGGGTCCTGGTAGAGGTGGTCTATCCTGGAAGTATTAAACTGTGAAGATCTGCGTTTAATACCATGCACCTCATAGCCCTTTTTAAGAAGAAATTCACTCAAATAAGCTCCATCCTGACCGGTGACGCCGGTTATCAATGCTTTTTTCATCCTTTTCATTTAGTCTCTCGAAGTTAACCGGGAAATTACCGGACGAAGTTAAAAGAATTTTTCTTTTTCTGAGTTTCGACTTCCAGTCAAATTATTTGAATGGATCTTTATAAATAATCAACTAACTTCGAGTTAGGAGTTTGTTTATGATTTTAGGGAGTTTTGTTTCGGTTTTTAATACCTATTTTATAAAGTCATTTTTTTGTTGGTCCCATTTAAAAAACCTACTGAAACGTTCCAGGGTTTCTACCGGGATTATTTTAACTTCCGTAAAAAACTTCTTTCCGACCTTTTCAAAATGAGAAGAACTAAAGCTTCTATCGGGATGAGGAGGATAGTTCTTTTTCCATTCTTTAAAAGCTTCTTTCTGAAATATAGAAGGGCGCTTACCTACAGGAATTTACCAACGAATATTATCCAATAACTTTTAACTTACAGTGGGCTCAAAAAAAAGGGCTTCCCAATCTTCTTTTAATAGTCAGGCGGTTTCTTTTAAAAACTTTTCTCCCACCGGTAATTCTAATGGTGCAAAAAAAGCTTTTCCTACCACAAAATCAAAACTATTTGACGGCAATTCGTTCTCCAGAAAATCACCACTCAAAAAGCGAATAGGATGTTCAAACTATAGGCTTCATTTAAGATTCAACGACCGAATTTCTATTGCGTATAGCACCGAATTAAGAGAACCATGCTAGATTATAGATTGGTTGAATTTGCTTTTTCACAACCAGAAGCATATAAGATATCAAATAGAGTGCAGAAATATTTAATTCGGGAAATTCTTAAAGAAATAGCTCTGAAAGATTTGAGTTATGCACCAAAACGCCCACTACAAACTCCACAAAGGGAATGGCTGGGTGAAGAATTAAAATATTTTACTAGTGAGAATTTAGAAAAGCTAAAATATTCCGAAATTTCACATTGGTTTGATTTTGATGAGATGAAAAAGGAATGGAAAAATTACAAAGCGGGAGATAACCAAAGTAGTTTTCATATATGGCAATGGATTAATGCCGGTTTGTTGCTGGGGGTTTAAGTAAAACAGAAATAAACAAGTTATTTAAAAATCTGTATTGATAAACTTTTGATTACATTAAGTTCGATTCCATATTGAAAGTTTATTTCAAACTATAAACTATAAGGAATTGACCATTGTTCAAAACACTCTAATTTGAGCTCTCTCGAAAGTTAAATTGTAGTGAGATCGATTTTATTTTCCAAAAATCAAAAGTTATAGTTCTATAAGGCTAAATAATAGATTAATAACGGTTAAGAACATTAATAATTCTATTTTAACACTATCCCATAAATTTCATCAAAGTTTATTTATAACCTTTAAAAATTTTCGACTAAAAACTTCATTAGTGAAATTAGTTTCTAAAAATTTTCTTCCCAGCTCACCCATAGCTATCCTTTTATCTTCATTTTTGTAGAGATATACCATTTTTTCAAATAGCTCCTCGTGTCCTCCTGAATACAATAAACCATTTTCCCCATGGTTAATCAATTCAGAAGTTGCTCCATCATCCCTACCAATCACTGGTATTCTCAAGGCCATAGACTCAAGTGCAACTCTTCCTAAACCTTCATTCGTAGAACAAACTAGAGATACATCTAATCGTAAAAATCCTTCAAAAGGATCGTTTAGGTGTCCTGTGAAAACAACATTATTTAATAAATTTAATTCTCGAATTATTTTTTTTAAACCACTTTGTTTTCCGGCTCCTATAATTAGGAGTTTACTTTTAGGGTATAATTTGTGAAAATTAGCAAAAGCTCTAACAGCAATTTCCTGTCCTTTTTCTGGATGGATTAAGCCTACTATCCCAAAAGTAAAAACTTTTTCATCTAACAAAGAGTGATTTCGTTTTCTTTTATCAAGATTTTCTAATTCCCTTTCACTTAATATTGCATTATAAAGTTGCTTTACATTCCATAAAGAGAATTCCTTAACTAAAAATTCTTTCAGAAAATGAGAAATAGCTATTACTACCTCCGATTCCTTTAGACTATTTTGAGTATATTCCTTCTGAAACCATTTAAAACTATAATGATCAGGGTGGGACCTTACAAACCATATATGTGGCTTATTATATTTTTGAGCATATAAAAAACCTATATTAAATATAGAAGTATTCGAACAAACTAAATCTGGTTGAAAATCACCAAGCTTTCTTTTAATTTTTGGAATCTGTTTTAAATTAAAATTTGTATTGCGATTTCCTCTAAAATTATCAATGCAGGAAAAAGATATCTTTGATTCCTTTCCTATCCACCCTTTAAATTTATGAATTTCCCAGGTTACCCCCATTTTTTGAAGCTCTCTTGAAAGCCCCCCTGGTTTGGGCATAATCACAAACAATTCTTTATCTTCTTTTAAACAAATTTCAAGAATTTTAATTAAAGAGCGGTTTGCTCCATATAATGCTGAATAGTGAGTAAAAAATAAAATACTTTTTATCATATAAGACTCTTAGAGTTACTTAATTAACTGCTCATCAAAAAATGAAATAATTTAAAAGCTTCTAAAATTTTATAGCTTCTTTAAAATTAATATGATTTTTTATCTATTAAAATATGGAATTACTCAAAATTCCGCATCGCCTTCTTCCACCAACGTTTAAATTTTCGGGTGGGATCAGATTTTTCTACGTAACCTTTGGAGTAGCGGTTATACCCGTAGCCATAACCATAGCCGTATCCGTAGCCATAGCCGTATCCATAACCATATTTTGCTCTATGTACAAAGTGGTTTAATACAAAACTGATGTTCTTTATTTCCCCTTTAGCGTATTTCTCGTTAATAGACTCCAGCATTCCGCGCTTTGTATAATCCTGACGCACCAGGTAAATGGTGGCATCGGCGTGTTTAACCAGGTTTAAAGCATCGGCAACCATCCCTATTGGTGGAGTATCGAGGATAATATAATCGTATTTCTGTTTTAATTCCTCCATCAGCTTATCCATTTGCTCGTTGATAAGCAACTCTGATGGATTTGGAGGCACCGGCCCGGCGGTGATTACATCTAGATATGGAATCTTACTTTTTTGAATAATCTCATCACTACTTGCCTGGTCTATTAAATAATTTACAACTCCCAGATCATTATTCAACTGGAAGTCATCGAAAATCTTCGGTTTTCTTAAATCGACCCCAACCAGCACCGTTTTCCGTTCACTTAAAGCGAAAACCGTTGCGAGGTTCATCGCACAAAAAGTTTTACCTTCTCCAGAAACAGAGGAGGTTACCAAAAGAGTTTTTGAACCGCTTACTCCCTGTTTTTTATACATGAACTGAAGACTGGAACGCAATCCCCTAAAACCTTCGGCAATAGATGATTTAGGATTATTAAAAACCACCAGGTTCGAGTCACTTTTACTTTTCCCAATCATCCCCAAAATAGGAATTGGCGATAAACGTGTCACTTCCTGGGCATTATGAATATTGGTATTCATAAAAACTAATAAGAATACAAAAGTTAAGGGAATTACGCCCCCAACCAGGACGGCCATTACATAATTTAATTGGGTATTCGGACCAATTTGTCCCCCGCCGGTATCTTTTGCCGAATCTATCACCATCACATCACTTACATTCGCCGCTTTTATTAAACCGGCCTCGCTCCTTTTCTCCAGAAACATATTGTAAGATTTTTCGTTTAAGCTATAACGCCGCTGAATTTTAAGTAAATCCTGTTCTTCCTGCGGCAGGGTGCTTATATCAGCTTCCAATCGCGAAATTTGGCTGTTAATATCCCTTTGCTCCTCCTGTAATAAGCCTTTGGAGGAACTTATATTCTCCAGCAAAATTGATTTCACCGAATTGATTTGCCGGTCTATATCGTCAAAAACCGGGGAGTTTTCTTTTAGCGAATACTGGTAGTTACTCCGTTCTTCTGCCAGGGTGATAATCCGGGAGACGCCGCTGGCGATACTCCCTTCTGAAATTCCCGCTACAGAAGGTGCGGGAACATTGGAGTAATCATTTCTGGTTTCCAGGTAATTTCTTAAGGTTTCATAATAAGAAAGTTGCCGCCTGATGTCTTCTTTTCTAAGATCTAAAGTTGAAAGCCGATTAGAGAGTTGGGAACTTTCCGCAGAAATATCCATAATTGCATTTTCATTCCTAAACTGGTTCAGCTCTGCTTCTACCATTTTTAAAGCTTCCGACTGTACCGCGAGACTGGAATCTATAAACCGAATGGTCTTGGTAGCAAAAAGGTTTTTCCGTGCCAGCATATTATCACTTAGCACTCTTACGGTTCCGTTCAGATAATCTACAATTCGGGCTTTATTCCCTCCCGTTTGACTCATCTTTAAAACCGAAGACCCCTGGGATTCGGGACTCACATTAACGTTTCTATATCTCCCTACCGCCGAGTCAAAATTCATAAAACTCACATAAAAAGGGGTGCCGGCTTGTAAGGGCTGATCTACTCTAAGTATAGTTCCATTGAAAAAAGGAAGTCGCACCTGTTCGCCTGATTTGTAATTTCTACTGAATTCTTTAGCTTCTACCTCACGATACGTTTTTTCTTTGGTTTTATAATTCTGAAGGTTTAAACTCGCCGGCACATTGGCTTTTAAATTGTAGGTTACCGAATCAAGAAATGTGATTGTGAGTGTTACATTATGTGCCTGAGCCATAGTGGTATCGGCAACTACTTTAAAAGGCGTACTTCCATAAGCATCTATGCGTTGATACTCCCCGTCTCTTAAATACTGTGTATAAAACTGAAGTTTTTCTACCACTTCCTCATTATGAGAACGAGATCTTAAGATCGTCATTGCGGTATTCACCTTATCTGAAGTCCCTCCCCAATTAAACGTTAAACTGGTATTACTGGTAAAAAACGGATTTTGATCGTCTTTTATAGAAATGGAATTTCCAAGATTGTAAACAGGCAATTTTCTTACGTTATTATAGTAAGCCACTGCCAAACTAATCCCCACCGAAAGCAATATTAACTTCCAGTAACTTATCACTTTTAGTACAAAACCTTTAAAATCAAAAGTTGAGCCTACATCTGATATGTGATCATCATCGTGCGCCATTTAAATCCTGCTAAATAATAAGATTGTTGTAGTAACGAAAGATAAAATTGTTACTCCCGTTCTAAATATTTCCAGTCCCGTTGAGCCCAATCCTAAAGACTTTTGAGGTAAGGCATTCACCAAAATAAGATCATTGGGTTGAATATAATAAAATTCACTTTTAGTCGCGTTGATATCGGTTAGGTCTATGTGATGTACCCTTTCACCTTCAGGATATTGCCGAATAATCTTTACTTCTTCCATATTACCATATTCGGAAATTCCCCCGGCATTGGCAACGGCTTCCATTATGGTAACTTTATCTTTGTAGATCACCTGGCTGCCGGTTCCTATCTCACCCAATGTAGTATAACGTATTCCAGCCAGTTTTACAGTCACAAAAATATTAGCTTCCTGCCTAAAATAATTTTCTAATAAAAGCTCCTCTATTTTCTCCCGCGCCTCTCTTTCGGTATAACCCAAAACATTTACTACTCCTAAAGTAGGCACGCGAATATTCCCGTGATCATCCACCGTAAACCCATCAAAAAACACGGCCTCTTCTGTAGTTGCATTTGGGTTTGCCTCTCCAACCGGATTAAACATCCCTACCAGTTCCTGATCCAGGGCTTTTACACGAATGCTTAATAAATCGCCGGTTTGAATACGATAAGGTTTTTTGAGTTGTTGAATTTGAATAATACTATCCAGTTCTGCATCATTTTCCTGTAGATAAGTGGTCTTTTTGGCAGAAATACAGGACGAGAAGCTCAAAACTCCCGCCAATAAGATTAGAATTAAATAGTATCTCTTCAGCATATTTTACTATTGATTCGGGACATCAGGATGAATAAGGTCGACAAATGCACTTTTGGGCATCCCATCGGCATCCTAATTTAGATAGTTTTAACAAATATAGTTTTTGTAGGCTAATAATAAAATTAAGTCGCAATTTTCCTTTTATTTTGCACAAAACTCAAGTCTGTGAATTATTTAAGTGTAGAGAATATTGCCAAAGCCTATGGCGAACATGTATTATTCGAAGATATTTCTTTCGGAATTAATGAAGGCCAAAAAGTAGGCTTCATTGCCAAAAATGGAACCGGGAAGACTTCCCTTCTTAATATCCTGGCCGGTTTCGATTCGCCAGATGCCGGCAAAGTGGTATATAGAAAAGATATTACTACGGCATTTCTTCCGCAGGAACCCAATTTAGACCCTAATTTAACGGTGGAAGAAACCATATTTTCTTCAGATAACGAGATCCTGAATATCATTAATCGTTACGAAAAAGCACTTATTAATCCCGATGATGCTGATGTTTATCAAAAAGCTTTTGAAGAAATGGATGCGGCCCAGGCCTGGGATTTTGAAACCCAATACAAACAGATTCTTTTTAAACTGAAGTTAGACGATCTTTCTAAAGAAGTGAAATACCTCTCTGGCGGACAGAAAAAGCGATTGGCGCTAACGGTAATGCTGCTGCAGAAACCAAATTTCATTATTATGGATGAGCCTACCAACCACCTGGATCTGGATATGATCGAGTGGCTGGAGGAATATTTCAAGAAGGAGAATTTCACCATTTTTATGGTCACTCACGATAGGTATTTTCTGGAACGGGTTTGTAATGAAATCGTTGAACTGGACCACGGCAATCTT contains the following coding sequences:
- a CDS encoding GDP-L-fucose synthase, producing MNKSKKIYIAGHTGMAGSAIWRHLEKAGYTNLIGRTSAALDLENQKTVAQFFNIEKPEVLIIAAAKVGGILANIEQPYDFLMKNLLIQNNLIENAHRFGVQKLIFLGSSCIYPKFCAQPIKEDYLLTGTLEPTNESYAIAKIAGLKACEALRNQFDKDFVSLMPTNLYGEWDNFDLNSSHVIPAMIKKFHEAKLNDQASVTLWGTGTPMREFMYVKDLASAVCFALENNLEEPVYNVGVGEDLSIKDLALLIQKVTGHKGEIVWDVSKPDGTPRKILDIQKLNALGWSAQTQLEEGLKMTYKWFLKRYDKL
- the gmd gene encoding GDP-mannose 4,6-dehydratase → MKKALITGVTGQDGAYLSEFLLKKGYEVHGIKRRSSQFNTSRIDHLYQDPHEKNRNFILHYGEMTDSSNLIRLIQEIQPDEIYNLAAMSHVQVSFEIPEYTGNTDGLGALRILDAVRLLGLEKKTKIYQASTSELFGKAQESPQTEKTPFYPRSPYGVAKLYAYWITVNYREAYGIFACNGILFNHESPLRGETFVSRKITRAAARIALGLQDKFHLGNLDAKRDWGHAKDYVKMMWMILQAEEAEDWIIATGNTTSVRDLVKMAFEELGIELEFKGEGINEKAFVKACANPQFQLEKGKEILNIDSKYFRPTEVDLLIGDATKAHQKLGWKPQHELQELVKEMVKSDLLLMQREQHLRDGGYKTLNYYE
- a CDS encoding asparagine synthase-related protein, whose translation is MLDYRLVEFAFSQPEAYKISNRVQKYLIREILKEIALKDLSYAPKRPLQTPQREWLGEELKYFTSENLEKLKYSEISHWFDFDEMKKEWKNYKAGDNQSSFHIWQWINAGLLLGV
- a CDS encoding glycosyltransferase family 4 protein codes for the protein MIKSILFFTHYSALYGANRSLIKILEICLKEDKELFVIMPKPGGLSRELQKMGVTWEIHKFKGWIGKESKISFSCIDNFRGNRNTNFNLKQIPKIKRKLGDFQPDLVCSNTSIFNIGFLYAQKYNKPHIWFVRSHPDHYSFKWFQKEYTQNSLKESEVVIAISHFLKEFLVKEFSLWNVKQLYNAILSERELENLDKRKRNHSLLDEKVFTFGIVGLIHPEKGQEIAVRAFANFHKLYPKSKLLIIGAGKQSGLKKIIRELNLLNNVVFTGHLNDPFEGFLRLDVSLVCSTNEGLGRVALESMALRIPVIGRDDGATSELINHGENGLLYSGGHEELFEKMVYLYKNEDKRIAMGELGRKFLETNFTNEVFSRKFLKVINKL
- a CDS encoding polysaccharide biosynthesis tyrosine autokinase; the encoded protein is MAHDDDHISDVGSTFDFKGFVLKVISYWKLILLSVGISLAVAYYNNVRKLPVYNLGNSISIKDDQNPFFTSNTSLTFNWGGTSDKVNTAMTILRSRSHNEEVVEKLQFYTQYLRDGEYQRIDAYGSTPFKVVADTTMAQAHNVTLTITFLDSVTYNLKANVPASLNLQNYKTKEKTYREVEAKEFSRNYKSGEQVRLPFFNGTILRVDQPLQAGTPFYVSFMNFDSAVGRYRNVNVSPESQGSSVLKMSQTGGNKARIVDYLNGTVRVLSDNMLARKNLFATKTIRFIDSSLAVQSEALKMVEAELNQFRNENAIMDISAESSQLSNRLSTLDLRKEDIRRQLSYYETLRNYLETRNDYSNVPAPSVAGISEGSIASGVSRIITLAEERSNYQYSLKENSPVFDDIDRQINSVKSILLENISSSKGLLQEEQRDINSQISRLEADISTLPQEEQDLLKIQRRYSLNEKSYNMFLEKRSEAGLIKAANVSDVMVIDSAKDTGGGQIGPNTQLNYVMAVLVGGVIPLTFVFLLVFMNTNIHNAQEVTRLSPIPILGMIGKSKSDSNLVVFNNPKSSIAEGFRGLRSSLQFMYKKQGVSGSKTLLVTSSVSGEGKTFCAMNLATVFALSERKTVLVGVDLRKPKIFDDFQLNNDLGVVNYLIDQASSDEIIQKSKIPYLDVITAGPVPPNPSELLINEQMDKLMEELKQKYDYIILDTPPIGMVADALNLVKHADATIYLVRQDYTKRGMLESINEKYAKGEIKNISFVLNHFVHRAKYGYGYGYGYGYGYGYGYGYNRYSKGYVEKSDPTRKFKRWWKKAMRNFE
- a CDS encoding polysaccharide biosynthesis/export family protein; amino-acid sequence: MLKRYYLILILLAGVLSFSSCISAKKTTYLQENDAELDSIIQIQQLKKPYRIQTGDLLSIRVKALDQELVGMFNPVGEANPNATTEEAVFFDGFTVDDHGNIRVPTLGVVNVLGYTEREAREKIEELLLENYFRQEANIFVTVKLAGIRYTTLGEIGTGSQVIYKDKVTIMEAVANAGGISEYGNMEEVKIIRQYPEGERVHHIDLTDINATKSEFYYIQPNDLILVNALPQKSLGLGSTGLEIFRTGVTILSFVTTTILLFSRI